A part of Kitasatospora acidiphila genomic DNA contains:
- a CDS encoding class I SAM-dependent methyltransferase, whose translation MASDDPSAPLPTELSAVPETALWTLYQRAVEARRPEPLLDDPKAVELVDRIDYPFEERFGTSALQAQLQALRVACFDREVADFLAREPRGTVVCLGEGLETQYWRVDNGRAQWLTVDLPESVALREQLLPPGPRQRYLAADATELGWTDEVDLSREVLVTAQGLCMYLRPAQVRALIAGCAERLPGGSMVLDAVPRWFARLVRDGKLHTSGYQVPPMPWGMDAGERAKLRTASPAVVGVRDVRPAGGRGLVGALLPLVLAVPPLANRRPSVTVLEFAERPDPS comes from the coding sequence ATGGCTTCTGACGACCCGTCGGCACCGCTGCCGACCGAGCTGAGCGCCGTGCCCGAGACGGCGCTCTGGACGCTGTACCAGCGTGCCGTCGAGGCCCGGCGGCCGGAGCCGCTGCTGGACGACCCCAAGGCCGTGGAGTTGGTCGACCGGATCGACTACCCGTTCGAGGAGCGGTTCGGCACCAGCGCCCTCCAGGCGCAGTTGCAGGCGTTGCGGGTGGCCTGCTTCGACCGCGAGGTGGCGGACTTCCTGGCACGGGAGCCGCGCGGCACGGTGGTCTGCCTGGGGGAGGGCCTGGAGACCCAGTACTGGCGGGTCGACAACGGGCGCGCCCAGTGGCTCACCGTCGACCTGCCCGAGTCGGTGGCGCTGCGCGAGCAGCTGCTGCCGCCCGGACCGCGCCAGCGCTACCTGGCCGCCGACGCCACCGAGTTGGGCTGGACCGACGAGGTGGACCTCAGCCGCGAGGTCCTGGTGACGGCGCAGGGCCTGTGCATGTACCTCCGGCCCGCCCAGGTGCGGGCCCTGATCGCCGGGTGCGCCGAGCGGCTCCCGGGGGGCTCGATGGTGCTGGATGCCGTGCCGCGCTGGTTCGCCCGGCTGGTCCGCGACGGCAAGCTGCACACCTCCGGCTACCAGGTGCCGCCGATGCCCTGGGGGATGGACGCGGGGGAGCGGGCGAAGTTGCGCACCGCCAGTCCGGCGGTGGTGGGTGTGCGGGACGTCCGTCCGGCGGGCGGGCGCGGGCTGGTCGGCGCCTTGCTGCCACTGGTGCTGGCCGTTCCGCCGCTGGCGAACCGTCGCCCCTCGGTCACCGTCCTGGAGTTCGCCGAGCGGCCCGACCCGTCGTAG
- a CDS encoding TetR/AcrR family transcriptional regulator codes for MSNTASNPSTPRAAAPPARARNRRSGSQLSPETIIEASLRIAARGSADAFTVRRLGEELGADPTAVYRHFRDKDDLLLEVADRTLGEVLDSIPEGLGWQDRIRALADGSLAVALKYPAVASAMASRTTRRANEFRVVELILGAVTEAGLTGAEAAVHYRMVGDSLLALVGQRAAYLLFSAEARAADEASWTREYRLVDPVAFPQITAVAEELAQVTQDGVYRARVEALITAIERRAAELAA; via the coding sequence ATGTCGAATACAGCCTCGAACCCGTCGACCCCGCGGGCTGCGGCGCCACCCGCCCGCGCGCGCAACCGGCGTTCCGGAAGCCAGCTCAGCCCCGAAACGATCATCGAAGCCAGCCTGCGCATAGCCGCCCGCGGCAGCGCGGACGCCTTCACCGTGCGGCGCCTCGGTGAGGAGCTCGGCGCCGATCCGACCGCCGTCTACCGGCACTTCCGCGACAAGGACGACCTGCTGCTGGAAGTGGCCGACCGCACCCTCGGCGAGGTCCTGGACAGCATCCCCGAGGGCCTGGGCTGGCAGGACCGGATCCGCGCCCTGGCCGACGGCTCGCTCGCGGTCGCCCTCAAGTACCCGGCCGTCGCCTCCGCGATGGCCAGCCGAACCACCCGACGGGCCAACGAGTTCCGCGTCGTCGAGCTGATCCTGGGCGCGGTCACCGAGGCCGGCCTGACCGGCGCCGAGGCGGCAGTCCACTACCGGATGGTCGGCGACTCGCTGCTCGCCCTGGTCGGCCAGCGTGCCGCCTACCTGCTCTTCTCCGCCGAGGCACGGGCGGCCGACGAAGCCTCCTGGACCCGGGAGTACCGGCTGGTCGATCCGGTCGCGTTTCCGCAGATCACGGCGGTGGCCGAGGAGTTGGCACAGGTCACCCAGGACGGGGTCTACCGCGCTCGGGTCGAGGCGCTGATCACGGCGATCGAGCGGAGGGCGGCGGAGCTGGCCGCGTAG
- a CDS encoding amidohydrolase: MAPDAASIQRSSRRPADLLFRGGRVFTATGTEPVPAAVAVRAGRILAVGDERELHEQLTAPTTEVIDLDGGLLAPGFQDAHVHPVIAGVQLLRCDLSEQRGVEGYLATVAAYAAEHPEAEWICGGGWSMDAFPDGIPTRAMLDAVVPHRPVLLTNRDGHGAWVNTRALEVARVDRHTVDPADGRIEREPDGTPVGTLQEGAMDLVARHVPVATPAQARAGLLAAQRYLFSLGVTAWQDAMIGSFPGNPDNYPVYLDAARDGSLEARVVGALWWDRRRGPEQIPELVERRLHGRIGRFNATTVKIMQDGIAENFTASMLEPYLDACGCATANAGLSFVEPAVLRAAVPQLDALGFQLHFHALGDRAVREVLDALELARAMNGANDNRHHLAHLQVVHPDDVKRFAELGAAANIQALWAAHEPQMDELTIPFLGPERAALQYPFGDLARAGARLVAGSDWSVSSPNPLWGIHVAVNRRAVDANADRQPFYPEQALTLAQAFTAYTAGSAWANHLDAETGTVEPGKCADLVVLDRDPFAGPAEEIGSAKVRMTFVDGQPVHIATS, from the coding sequence ATGGCTCCTGACGCAGCGTCAATCCAACGATCATCACGCCGCCCTGCCGACTTGCTCTTCCGCGGCGGCCGGGTGTTCACCGCGACCGGCACCGAGCCGGTACCGGCCGCCGTCGCCGTCCGCGCCGGACGCATCCTCGCGGTCGGCGACGAGCGCGAGTTGCACGAGCAGCTGACCGCGCCGACGACCGAGGTGATCGACCTCGACGGCGGGCTGCTGGCGCCCGGGTTCCAGGACGCCCATGTGCATCCCGTCATCGCCGGAGTGCAGCTGCTCCGCTGCGACCTGTCCGAACAGCGCGGCGTCGAGGGCTACTTGGCGACCGTCGCCGCCTACGCGGCCGAGCATCCGGAGGCCGAATGGATCTGCGGTGGCGGCTGGTCGATGGACGCCTTCCCCGACGGCATCCCCACCCGGGCCATGCTCGACGCCGTCGTCCCGCACCGCCCGGTGCTGCTCACCAACCGCGACGGGCACGGCGCCTGGGTCAACACCCGCGCCCTGGAGGTGGCCCGGGTGGACCGCCACACCGTGGACCCCGCCGACGGCCGGATCGAGCGCGAGCCGGACGGCACCCCGGTCGGCACCCTCCAGGAGGGGGCCATGGACCTGGTGGCCAGGCACGTCCCGGTCGCCACACCGGCCCAGGCGCGGGCCGGTCTGCTGGCCGCCCAGCGGTACCTGTTCTCACTCGGCGTCACCGCCTGGCAGGACGCCATGATCGGCAGCTTTCCCGGCAACCCGGACAACTACCCCGTCTACCTGGACGCGGCCCGCGACGGTTCACTGGAAGCCCGGGTCGTGGGCGCACTCTGGTGGGACCGTCGGCGCGGCCCGGAGCAGATCCCCGAGCTGGTGGAACGCCGACTGCACGGCCGGATCGGCCGGTTCAACGCCACCACCGTCAAGATCATGCAGGACGGCATCGCGGAGAACTTCACCGCGAGCATGCTGGAGCCCTACCTCGACGCCTGCGGCTGCGCCACCGCCAACGCGGGCCTCAGCTTCGTCGAGCCGGCCGTGCTCCGCGCAGCCGTGCCCCAACTCGACGCGCTCGGCTTCCAGTTGCACTTCCATGCGCTCGGCGACCGGGCCGTCCGCGAGGTGCTCGACGCGCTGGAGCTGGCCCGGGCCATGAACGGCGCCAACGACAACCGCCACCACCTGGCCCACCTCCAGGTCGTCCACCCGGACGACGTCAAGAGGTTCGCCGAACTCGGCGCCGCCGCCAACATCCAGGCCCTCTGGGCGGCCCACGAACCGCAGATGGACGAGCTCACCATCCCGTTCCTCGGCCCCGAACGGGCCGCCCTGCAGTACCCGTTCGGCGATCTGGCCCGGGCCGGCGCGCGGCTGGTCGCGGGCAGCGACTGGTCGGTGAGCAGCCCCAACCCGCTCTGGGGCATCCATGTCGCCGTCAACCGCCGGGCGGTTGACGCCAACGCCGACCGTCAACCCTTCTACCCGGAGCAGGCGCTGACGCTAGCCCAGGCCTTCACCGCCTACACGGCCGGCAGCGCTTGGGCGAACCACCTCGACGCCGAGACCGGCACCGTCGAACCCGGCAAGTGCGCCGACCTGGTGGTGCTCGACCGGGACCCGTTCGCGGGCCCGGCCGAGGAGATCGGCTCCGCCAAGGTCCGGATGACCTTCGTCGACGGGCAGCCCGTCCACATCGCCACCAGCTGA
- a CDS encoding ABC transporter permease, whose amino-acid sequence MSLAVAVLRRLAGTAVTLLVTSFLVYSSLYLAPGDPVSFLVRGRSPSPAELASIRRQFGFDQPFLVRYWHWLDAVLHGDFGRSYLFHQSVGAVIWSRLPASLLLVAVATVLIAVVGTGAGALGALRRGTRTDSAVLLLVTVGAAVPSFAAAIVLRSVLGVKLGWFPTIGNGTGLLDQLRHVVLPAIALSVTFMALVTRVTRSAMLDQLGREHVEVALSRGTPRFAVLRRHVFRNALGPIVTVSGLLVSGMLVSTAIVETAFGMSGIGSLLVQCVDELDFQVVQALVLLVVAAFVVVNMLVDLVYPLIDPRVARTAGVFDE is encoded by the coding sequence ATGAGCCTCGCGGTCGCCGTGCTGCGCAGGCTGGCCGGCACCGCCGTGACGCTGCTGGTCACCTCGTTCCTGGTCTACTCCTCGCTCTACCTCGCGCCCGGCGACCCGGTCTCCTTCCTGGTCCGCGGGCGCAGCCCGAGCCCCGCCGAACTCGCCTCGATCCGCAGGCAGTTCGGCTTCGATCAGCCGTTCCTGGTGCGCTACTGGCACTGGCTGGACGCGGTGCTGCACGGCGACTTCGGGCGCTCCTACCTGTTCCACCAGAGTGTCGGCGCCGTCATCTGGTCCCGGCTGCCCGCGTCGCTGCTGCTGGTCGCCGTCGCCACCGTGCTGATCGCCGTGGTGGGGACCGGCGCCGGCGCGCTCGGTGCGCTACGGCGCGGCACCCGGACGGACAGCGCCGTGCTGCTGCTGGTCACCGTCGGCGCGGCCGTCCCGTCGTTCGCCGCCGCGATCGTGTTGCGGTCCGTGCTCGGGGTGAAGCTGGGCTGGTTCCCGACCATCGGCAACGGCACCGGCCTGCTGGACCAGTTGCGCCACGTGGTGCTGCCGGCGATCGCGCTCTCGGTGACCTTCATGGCGCTGGTCACCCGGGTCACCCGCAGCGCGATGCTGGACCAACTCGGCCGCGAGCACGTCGAGGTGGCGCTCAGCCGGGGCACACCGAGGTTCGCCGTGCTGCGCCGCCACGTGTTCCGCAACGCGCTCGGGCCGATCGTCACGGTCTCCGGCCTGCTGGTCTCCGGCATGCTCGTCAGCACCGCCATCGTGGAGACCGCCTTCGGGATGTCCGGGATCGGCTCGCTGCTCGTGCAATGCGTCGACGAGCTGGACTTCCAGGTCGTGCAGGCGCTGGTGCTGCTGGTGGTCGCGGCCTTCGTGGTGGTCAACATGCTGGTCGACCTGGTGTATCCGCTGATCGACCCGCGGGTCGCACGGACGGCGGGGGTGTTCGATGAGTAG
- a CDS encoding flavin monoamine oxidase family protein, with the protein MDQEPARPTTQLPATTRTGLPDGLGLAFWLEGEARRRGMPVAEVAGERAERAEHQLNRRQLLAAGAGAAAVAALPAATRAAAAPNSAAAPRIVIVGAGLAGLRCAHQLWTGHRPLAATVYEADTTHLGGRCWSLRGFFANDMVSEHGGSFISSTDTAVLRLAASFGLKTEYANGGSLDSGSYAGWFNGARYDGPQQQNDWVAEAYTAFAASYAAMGTPRWNSATAEAQRLDRLSCLDYLAEIGLPTGSALSQLIQSIQLQGGGEAAQSSAIGMIGFLGNSSTFDGGAGFDEKYHLVGGNDQLASRMVAQLPVGAVQQGYQLVAVVRNADGSYTCTFDCTGGGPPVCVPADHLVLALPFSTLRAVDLTRAGLTPLKLQAIQQQGMGQHAKLVTQVQAKTWPALGYNGVSNTAPSGYQTAWDGSVQLGRNGGPALLVNFPGGNTARSVLTGTAHGPAPAADVDWFLGQIEQVYPGTTAAFNGLAYEDHWSLDPWHLGSYHYYGVGQYTTFAGYEALQEGRIHFAGEHTDVDNATLNAAVASGERVAAEITAQV; encoded by the coding sequence ATGGACCAGGAACCTGCCAGACCGACCACCCAACTCCCCGCCACCACCCGCACCGGACTGCCGGACGGCCTCGGCCTCGCCTTCTGGCTGGAGGGCGAGGCCCGACGGCGCGGGATGCCCGTCGCCGAGGTCGCCGGCGAGCGGGCCGAGCGGGCTGAACATCAACTGAACCGCCGTCAGCTGCTCGCCGCAGGCGCCGGCGCGGCGGCAGTCGCCGCGCTGCCCGCCGCCACCCGCGCGGCCGCCGCGCCGAACTCCGCCGCCGCGCCGCGCATCGTCATCGTCGGCGCAGGCCTCGCCGGGCTGCGCTGCGCGCACCAGCTCTGGACCGGCCACCGACCGCTCGCCGCCACCGTCTACGAGGCCGACACCACCCACCTCGGAGGTAGGTGCTGGTCGCTGCGCGGCTTCTTCGCGAACGACATGGTCAGCGAGCACGGCGGCTCCTTCATCAGCTCCACCGACACCGCCGTGCTCCGGCTCGCCGCCTCCTTCGGGCTCAAGACCGAGTACGCCAACGGCGGTTCACTCGACTCGGGCAGCTACGCCGGCTGGTTCAACGGCGCGCGGTACGACGGCCCGCAGCAGCAGAACGACTGGGTCGCCGAGGCCTACACCGCCTTCGCCGCCTCCTACGCCGCCATGGGCACCCCGCGCTGGAACAGCGCGACCGCCGAGGCGCAGCGGCTCGACCGGCTCTCCTGCCTCGACTACCTGGCCGAGATCGGCCTGCCCACCGGCTCCGCACTGAGCCAGCTGATCCAGTCCATCCAACTGCAGGGCGGCGGCGAGGCCGCGCAGTCCTCGGCGATCGGCATGATCGGCTTCCTGGGCAACTCCTCGACCTTCGACGGCGGCGCCGGCTTCGACGAGAAGTACCACCTCGTCGGCGGCAACGACCAATTGGCCAGCCGGATGGTCGCCCAACTGCCCGTGGGCGCCGTGCAGCAGGGCTACCAGCTGGTCGCGGTGGTGCGCAACGCAGACGGCAGCTACACCTGCACCTTCGACTGCACCGGCGGCGGCCCACCGGTCTGCGTCCCGGCCGACCACCTGGTCCTCGCCCTGCCGTTCAGTACCCTGCGCGCGGTGGACCTGACCAGGGCCGGCCTGACGCCCTTGAAGCTGCAGGCGATCCAGCAGCAGGGAATGGGCCAGCACGCGAAGCTGGTCACCCAGGTGCAGGCGAAGACCTGGCCCGCCCTCGGCTACAACGGCGTCAGCAACACCGCCCCGAGCGGCTACCAGACCGCCTGGGACGGCTCGGTCCAGCTCGGACGCAATGGCGGCCCGGCTCTGCTGGTCAACTTCCCGGGAGGGAACACCGCACGCTCGGTCCTCACCGGCACCGCCCACGGCCCGGCCCCGGCCGCCGACGTGGACTGGTTCCTCGGCCAGATCGAGCAGGTCTACCCCGGGACCACGGCCGCCTTCAACGGCCTCGCCTACGAGGACCACTGGTCGCTCGACCCCTGGCACCTGGGCTCCTACCACTACTACGGCGTCGGGCAGTACACCACGTTCGCCGGCTACGAGGCCCTCCAGGAGGGTCGGATCCACTTCGCCGGCGAGCACACCGACGTCGACAATGCGACCCTCAACGCGGCCGTGGCGTCGGGGGAGCGGGTGGCGGCGGAGATCACGGCACAGGTCTGA
- a CDS encoding ABC transporter substrate-binding protein: MPRPRPRSAALAALPLTALALTSCSGTAHPASSADGAPAYRLTTRTASSTGDVDSFTWSLFAEPVSIDYAFSFDYPPNTVLSNVCESLLRWNPDLTTSPGLATGYANPTPTTWVYTIRSGVRFHDGTPLTADDVVASLRRNLDPNTGSDWAYAFRNVKSVDKTGPMQVTVTLNTPDSTFNAYMAASPGTVESAATLQADGKDYGNPARGVNCTGPFAFSSWTPGQSLVLKRFDDYWDQSLRAKAKQVKFVFLSDETARVNAFQSGEVDGGWMVPADSYAQLATSSKGKLYYGQNTTVADEVVGNLQGPLGDARVRQALLMAIDRKGIVKAGVGGIGEVADSLVTRNTWNNSPQSTVDPLLKALPQYPYDPAKAKQLAASAGVHGQSVVIASSPLDSQSTIITQAVEQAATAIGLKPQIDTVSPDKYTALFTDPAARKGIDLFETFWYTSITDPLDMYGSLRTGAFSNYGNWSDPQFDAAVDQAAGTSDPAAHAAAAAKAQQIAMEQLPWLPLYSEPVSVFLGNRITGLQPSIDYLYYPWAAEIGAKG, from the coding sequence GTGCCCAGACCAAGACCCCGTAGCGCCGCGCTGGCCGCGCTCCCGCTCACCGCCCTCGCACTGACCTCCTGCAGCGGCACCGCCCACCCCGCAAGTTCGGCGGACGGCGCCCCCGCCTACCGGTTGACCACCCGCACCGCGTCGAGCACCGGCGACGTCGACTCCTTCACCTGGTCGCTGTTCGCCGAACCGGTCTCGATCGACTACGCCTTCTCCTTCGACTACCCACCGAACACGGTGCTGTCCAACGTCTGCGAGAGCCTGCTGCGTTGGAACCCGGACCTGACCACTTCGCCCGGCCTGGCCACCGGCTACGCCAACCCGACACCCACCACCTGGGTCTACACGATCCGCAGCGGCGTGCGCTTCCACGACGGCACGCCGCTGACCGCCGATGACGTGGTCGCCTCGCTGCGCCGCAACCTCGATCCGAACACGGGCAGCGACTGGGCCTACGCCTTCCGCAACGTCAAGTCGGTGGACAAGACCGGCCCGATGCAGGTGACGGTCACGCTCAACACCCCCGACTCCACCTTCAACGCGTACATGGCCGCCAGCCCCGGCACCGTCGAGTCCGCCGCCACCCTGCAGGCGGACGGCAAGGACTACGGCAACCCCGCGAGGGGCGTCAACTGCACCGGCCCGTTCGCCTTCTCCTCCTGGACCCCCGGGCAGTCCCTCGTGCTCAAGCGGTTCGACGACTACTGGGACCAGTCGCTGCGCGCCAAGGCGAAGCAGGTGAAGTTCGTCTTCCTCTCCGACGAGACCGCCCGCGTCAACGCCTTCCAGAGCGGCGAGGTCGACGGCGGCTGGATGGTCCCGGCCGACTCCTACGCACAACTGGCCACATCCAGCAAGGGAAAGCTCTACTACGGCCAGAACACCACGGTCGCCGACGAAGTGGTGGGCAACCTCCAGGGCCCGCTGGGCGACGCCCGGGTGCGGCAGGCGCTGCTGATGGCGATCGACCGCAAGGGCATCGTGAAGGCCGGCGTGGGCGGGATCGGCGAGGTGGCCGACTCGCTGGTCACCCGCAACACCTGGAACAACAGCCCGCAGAGCACCGTCGATCCGCTGCTCAAGGCCCTGCCGCAGTACCCGTACGACCCGGCCAAGGCCAAGCAACTCGCCGCGAGCGCAGGGGTGCACGGCCAGTCGGTGGTCATCGCCAGCAGCCCGCTCGACTCGCAGAGCACGATCATCACCCAGGCCGTGGAACAGGCCGCCACCGCCATCGGGTTGAAGCCGCAGATCGACACCGTCTCGCCGGACAAGTACACCGCGCTGTTCACCGACCCGGCCGCGCGCAAGGGCATCGACCTCTTCGAGACCTTCTGGTACACCTCGATCACCGACCCGCTGGACATGTACGGCTCGCTGCGGACCGGCGCGTTCAGCAACTACGGCAACTGGTCGGACCCGCAGTTCGACGCCGCGGTCGACCAGGCCGCCGGCACCTCCGATCCGGCCGCGCACGCCGCTGCGGCGGCCAAGGCGCAGCAGATCGCAATGGAGCAACTGCCCTGGCTGCCGCTCTACAGCGAGCCCGTCTCGGTCTTCCTCGGCAACCGGATCACCGGCCTGCAGCCGTCGATCGACTACCTCTACTACCCCTGGGCCGCCGAGATCGGAGCCAAGGGATGA
- a CDS encoding tetratricopeptide repeat protein, whose translation MTTFSQPDPGGEPAIHIETRGERSVAAYSLSGTVFTGDIRAPVVLPEPSQVPSPAELHNLPRPVQASFMGRSRELRKLEEAVRAGHGPATQVVTQAVAGLGGIGKSMLALHYAHAHRREYSATWWVAAQSPDTITASLANLARRLLPRWDTSSFPDDDLATWALAWLQQHPGWLLVFDNATHPDHLAPYLAQATSGACLITSRLATGWRRVTPRPLLRLDVLPIRPATRLLLHLAERGTAPEERSQARVLAKELGCFPLALTHAGVYIARIQTTFAGYCDLFRAQPKKVFSSAGDPDTITIARTWRITLDVLADRHPYAVGLLRVLAWLGPDRLARDVVTGNLLDAAEINDGIAHLADFSMITLDEYSITTHRLVQALARTPDPDDPHRQASDIDHACDLAAAVLAQAIPDGSGGVAEWPRWRALQPHIEAHITHRRSRDDTPDTAFVLHATADFLLGQGQVAQAIAYGERALTARTDLYGPDARATLVSRGNLANAYQAAGDIGRAMALLEQTLEDSERLLGSDHQTTLASRNNLARAYEAAGDLGRAIPLFEQVLEDHERVLGPDHQDTPACRNNLAHAYRSAGNLSRAIPLFRQTIANAERVLGPDHPQTLASRNNLANTYAEAGDLKQAISLFEHVLKDRERVLGPDHVATLSSRNNLAGALLQAGDLSRATRLYTQTLKDRERLLGPNHPHTLNSRNNLANAYQEAGDLERATRLFEQTLEDRERVLGPDHPDTLGSRSNLASAYRSAGDLDRAAPLFEQLLAHVERVLGPDNPGTLNSRNNLAGVWLRAGDVGRAIRLYEQILRDRERVLGPDHPDTLTSRNNLANAYFLLGDLNRAIRLSEQTVADSERVLGPDHPRTLAARNNLAGAWVLAGDPAKGVRLFAQSVAVAERVLGPDHPDTLTYRTYLANAYKAMGDPG comes from the coding sequence ATGACCACGTTCTCCCAGCCCGACCCTGGTGGGGAGCCGGCCATCCACATCGAGACGCGTGGTGAACGCTCCGTCGCCGCGTACAGCCTCTCCGGAACGGTCTTCACCGGAGACATCCGCGCTCCTGTGGTGCTCCCGGAGCCTTCTCAAGTCCCTTCTCCGGCCGAGTTGCACAACCTACCCCGGCCTGTCCAGGCGTCGTTCATGGGGCGTAGCAGGGAGCTGCGCAAGCTGGAAGAAGCCGTACGCGCAGGGCACGGCCCGGCCACACAGGTGGTCACGCAAGCCGTGGCTGGGCTGGGTGGGATCGGCAAGTCCATGCTGGCCCTGCACTACGCGCACGCCCATCGCCGGGAGTATTCGGCCACTTGGTGGGTCGCCGCCCAGAGCCCGGACACCATCACCGCTTCGCTGGCGAACCTGGCGCGTCGCCTCCTGCCACGCTGGGACACCAGCAGCTTCCCCGACGACGACCTGGCGACCTGGGCCTTGGCCTGGCTGCAGCAACACCCTGGCTGGTTACTCGTCTTCGACAACGCCACCCACCCCGATCACCTCGCCCCCTACCTCGCCCAAGCCACCTCCGGCGCATGCTTGATCACCAGTCGGCTCGCCACCGGTTGGCGTCGTGTCACCCCCCGTCCGCTGCTCCGCCTCGATGTCCTGCCTATCCGGCCCGCCACCCGCCTCCTGCTCCACCTCGCCGAACGGGGCACCGCTCCCGAGGAGCGCAGTCAAGCCCGCGTCCTGGCCAAGGAGCTGGGCTGCTTTCCGCTCGCCCTCACCCACGCGGGCGTGTACATCGCACGCATACAGACCACCTTCGCCGGTTATTGCGACCTCTTCCGCGCTCAGCCGAAAAAGGTGTTCTCCAGCGCCGGCGATCCGGACACCATCACCATCGCCCGCACCTGGCGGATCACCCTCGACGTCCTCGCCGACCGGCACCCGTACGCCGTCGGGCTCCTGCGCGTCCTCGCCTGGCTCGGCCCCGATCGCCTCGCTCGCGACGTGGTCACCGGAAACCTTCTCGATGCCGCCGAGATCAACGATGGCATAGCGCACCTGGCCGACTTCAGCATGATCACCTTGGATGAGTACTCGATCACCACTCACCGCCTCGTCCAGGCTCTCGCCCGAACCCCGGACCCGGACGACCCTCACCGACAGGCGAGCGACATCGACCATGCCTGCGACCTGGCAGCGGCCGTTCTGGCACAGGCGATCCCGGACGGATCCGGGGGCGTCGCCGAGTGGCCGCGCTGGCGCGCGCTGCAGCCCCACATCGAGGCCCACATCACCCACAGACGGTCCCGCGACGACACCCCGGACACCGCGTTCGTCCTTCACGCCACCGCCGATTTCCTGCTCGGGCAGGGCCAGGTCGCTCAGGCGATCGCCTACGGCGAGCGCGCCTTGACTGCCCGCACAGATCTCTACGGGCCGGACGCTCGCGCCACGCTGGTCAGCCGCGGCAACCTCGCGAACGCCTATCAGGCGGCGGGGGACATAGGCCGGGCCATGGCCCTGCTCGAGCAGACCCTCGAGGACAGCGAACGGCTGCTGGGCTCCGATCACCAAACCACCCTGGCCTCCCGCAACAACCTCGCCCGCGCCTATGAGGCGGCTGGGGACTTGGGCCGTGCCATACCTCTGTTCGAACAGGTTCTTGAGGATCACGAGCGGGTGCTGGGCCCCGATCACCAGGACACCCCGGCCTGCCGCAACAACCTCGCACACGCATACCGGTCGGCGGGGAACCTGAGCCGGGCCATACCCCTGTTCCGGCAGACCATCGCAAACGCCGAGCGGGTGCTGGGCCCCGACCACCCCCAAACCCTGGCCTCCCGCAACAACCTGGCGAACACCTACGCAGAGGCGGGGGACCTCAAGCAGGCCATATCCCTGTTCGAACACGTCCTCAAGGATCGCGAGCGGGTCCTCGGTCCCGACCACGTCGCTACCCTGAGCTCCCGCAACAACCTAGCGGGCGCCTTGCTGCAGGCAGGAGACCTGAGCAGAGCCACTCGGCTGTACACGCAGACCCTCAAGGACCGCGAGCGGCTGCTGGGCCCGAATCACCCCCACACCCTGAACTCACGCAACAACCTCGCGAACGCCTACCAGGAGGCGGGGGACCTGGAACGAGCCACCCGCCTGTTCGAGCAGACTCTCGAGGACCGTGAGCGAGTGTTGGGCCCCGACCACCCCGACACCCTCGGCTCCCGCAGCAACCTGGCGAGCGCCTACCGATCGGCAGGGGACCTCGATCGGGCCGCGCCTCTGTTCGAGCAGCTCCTCGCGCACGTGGAACGGGTACTGGGGCCCGACAACCCCGGCACCCTGAACTCCCGCAACAACCTTGCAGGCGTCTGGCTGCGGGCGGGGGACGTGGGTCGGGCCATCCGCTTGTACGAGCAGATCCTCAGGGACCGTGAGCGGGTGCTGGGCCCCGACCACCCCGACACCCTGACCTCCCGCAACAACCTCGCGAACGCCTACTTCTTATTGGGGGACTTGAACCGGGCCATCCGCCTGTCGGAGCAGACTGTTGCGGACTCTGAGCGGGTGCTCGGCCCCGACCACCCTCGCACCCTGGCTGCCCGCAACAACCTCGCGGGCGCCTGGGTACTGGCAGGGGACCCGGCGAAGGGCGTGCGTCTGTTCGCGCAGAGCGTTGCGGTCGCCGAGCGGGTGCTCGGCCCCGACCATCCCGACACCCTGACCTACCGCACCTACTTGGCCAACGCCTACAAGGCGATGGGGGACCCGGGCTAG